A window of Solanum stenotomum isolate F172 chromosome 3, ASM1918654v1, whole genome shotgun sequence contains these coding sequences:
- the LOC125860199 gene encoding uncharacterized protein LOC125860199, producing the protein MIRLAPLSEVPTNDEETHPSSSSSSWRNWLKTHFSLIFITKKSDLRILLSVLGCPLFPVSSNPKIPISQVSSSAEYIIEHFTAASGCRKIQGVVKNMYVSGKVSMAIVDASSPASTISQKGCFVLWQMVPNKWLIELVVAAHKVVAGSDGNVAWRHTPWLGSHAAKGAIRPLRRALQGLDPLAVAAVFSAAEYIGEKNILGIDSFVLKLSANHPDLTERSDNTAEMIKHVVFGYFSQRSGLLVYVEDSYLTRIQSPGSPPTYWETTMGTKVEDYRPVEGVMIAHSGCSSVIITRFGDNLKSGPAITRMEETYTIDDVAFNVPGLSIDSFIPPQGLIKGYPEENLDWRSPIDR; encoded by the exons atgattcGTCTAGCACCATTATCAGAAGTACCAACAAATGATGAAGAaactcatccttcttcttcttcttcctcatggAGAAATTGGCTTAAAACTCACTTCTCTTTGATCTTCATCACTAAGAAATCTGACCTCAGGATTCTACTAAGTGTTCTTGGATGCCCTCTCTTCCCTGTTTCTTCCAATCCTAAAATACCCATTTCTCAA GTATCGTCATCAGCTGAATACATAATTGAACACTTCACAGCAGCAAGTGGGTGTAGGAAGATACAAGGGGTAGTAAAGAATATGTATGTAAGTGGAAAAGTATCAATGGCTATAGTGGATGCTAGTTCACCTGCTAGTACTATTTCACAAAAGGGATGCTTTGTTTTGTGGCAAATGGTACCTAACAAGTGGTTAATTGAGTTAGTTGTTGCTGCTCACAAAGTTGTAGCTGGTAGTGATGGTAATGTTGCTTGGAGACACACACCTTGGCTAGGTTCTCATGCTGCCAAAGGCGCTATACGCCCTCTACGTCGAGCTCTTCAG GGGCTTGATCCACTCGCTGTAGCAGCAGTTTTCTCTGCAGCCGAATACATTGGTGAAAAGAATATATTGGGTATTGATTCCTTTGTGCTAAAGTTATCTGCCAATCATCCTGACTTAACTGAAAGGAGTGACAATACAGCTGAGATGATCAAGCATGTCGTGTTTGGTTACTTCAGCCAAAGAAGTGGATTGCTAGTTTATGTAGAAGACTCATACTTGACCAGAATACAGTCTCCCGGTTCCCCTCCAACGTATTGGGAAACAACAATGGGTACAAAAGTGGAGGACTATCGGCCTGTAGAAGGCGTGATGATTGCACATTCAGGTTGTTCAAGTGTGATTATCACAAGATTTGGGGATAACTTAAAGTCTGGGCCTGCAATCACCAGAATGGAAGAGACATATACCATCGATGATGTTGCATTCAACGTCCCCGGTCTCTCTATTGACTCTTTCATTCCTCCTCAAGGACTAATCAAGGGATATCCTGAGGAAAATCTTGACTGGAGGTCACCAATCGATCGATAA